The bacterium genome includes the window TGCTGAACGGGCCCTCTCCGGTTGCCGAGTTCCCCGCCCGATCCGTGCACGTGCCCGAGCCGCGGTCGATCGACCAGCTCAAGCGCGGGGAATGGGAGATCTGCTGTCCCGCCTGCGGAGGCGCCATGGCCCCCCTGCTGATCCAGGAGACGACGCTCAGCCCCGGAACCGCCTATGGTATCTCCAAGTACGCCATCGAGCTCCTGGCCGGTCGGCTCGGCCGCCGGTATGGGATTCCGACGGTCTGCCTGCGGTACACCTACGTCCAGGGCCCGAGAAACTCGTTTTACAACGCGTACTCGGGGATCGCCCGCCGTTTTGCGCTCCGCATCCTCCACAACCTCCCTCCCGTGGTGTACGAGGACGGCCGTCAGCTCCGGGACTACATCAACGTGCGCGATGTCGCCCGCGCGAACGTCTTGATGATCGAATCCGATCGGGTGGATCATCAGGTCTTCAACGTCGGCGGCGGGCGGGCCGTCACGGTGATGGAGATCGCGTCCTTGATGCTGAAAGCGTTCGGCAGCGGCCTCGATCCGATCATTCCGGGTGAGTTCCGCCTTGGGGACACGCGCCACACCGTCTCGGACATCTCGAGGCTGCGCGTCCTCGGGTGGGAGCCGGGGATCCCGGTCGAGCAAAACATCGTCGAATACGCCGAGTGGATCGGGGAGCAGGCCGGAAAGAGGGAGTATCTGGAGGAGGCCGAGCGTGTGATGCGGGAGAACGGCGTGCTCCTCCAGGTCGAGCGATGAACCGGTGCGGGGCACAGTAGCGGTCATCACGGGCGGTGGCCGCGGCATCGGGGAGGCGATTGCCCTGGCCTTCGCCGGCGAAGGGGCCACGGTCGTGCTGGCCGCGCGGACCGCGTCTGAGATCGCCCAGGTTTCCGCCAAAGCCGCCGCGGCCGGCGGCGCCGCGGTGGCCGTTCCCACAGACGTCTCATCTTCCCAGGATGTATTCAGGCTGGTGCAGCGCGCGCTGGACGGCTATGGGCGCGTGGATGTGCTCGTCAACGCCGCGGGGATCCTCGGGCCGGTCGGCTTGCTATGGGACGCCGACCCGGATGTGTG containing:
- a CDS encoding NAD-dependent epimerase/dehydratase family protein, whose protein sequence is MAHCLVTGGAGFIGSHTVDLLLERGYKVRILDNLQPRVHPQGKPRFVPNDAEFLQGDVSDPEALGRALEGVDYVFHLAAYQDYLPDFSRFIHTNTESAALLFELAVSDRKRYPVQKIVFASSQSVAGEGVYLCPACAGMGRVPTIQEQLLNGPSPVAEFPARSVHVPEPRSIDQLKRGEWEICCPACGGAMAPLLIQETTLSPGTAYGISKYAIELLAGRLGRRYGIPTVCLRYTYVQGPRNSFYNAYSGIARRFALRILHNLPPVVYEDGRQLRDYINVRDVARANVLMIESDRVDHQVFNVGGGRAVTVMEIASLMLKAFGSGLDPIIPGEFRLGDTRHTVSDISRLRVLGWEPGIPVEQNIVEYAEWIGEQAGKREYLEEAERVMRENGVLLQVER